Proteins encoded by one window of Puntigrus tetrazona isolate hp1 chromosome 25, ASM1883169v1, whole genome shotgun sequence:
- the LOC122331076 gene encoding uncharacterized protein LOC122331076, translating to MSETDTWQSPDRTFRGTSFGLTSQKPNNLVDLNKTNGPFMPMPFQYGYPLLEESASDSFSCDRNIQSQDYIDISLTPNQVSHNSFSFSPSAEGHEAMQSNAQFGNEQVEDRQSYQVHPKPPQYMQTQHGVQSSVPTNDESSVSSTCQTEQSKSVSEKSNSFSPLDNRDTGFAVVGKRGCHLKNGTTSQRVLIQGSVHHIRNIAQGSSSQIHVISPPHNSIHISPGPVDKSASKHHVRVSHPWEGPNKAFPPPLIDQNSTPYPFQYQTAPEQRQNSINGRMPWQQIRFTSAMPNQNRIDLSRQLSNQQLTFLIGPSDWQDDSKSHKNSNQKDSNNFVNKKTNEGFSNQRQDSVKQGCNTIPPCHFTNKVDTNQGQVGDTKNKSLYFGINPSVPVTSSRNCSYPPLHVAPLGLKMVSPYESPSHSPTQNPASSSTCSSLSPASTNSVTSNSDDSQISKVLSPQFYQQQQDKALISSSSMNANQHHYHSEASRGLHYKQEKTKENIASFMSHSRHSKSNMDNGKGCLETYRTENHPPPPYSAHQLATSLVSANLDQLDVLLTCKQCDHNFNNLVSFLDHKQYCVQHTFAQNEFKDVPKVEDIRKFQTDHTKAMSSGSSYTILRSSSDLHLSLLGLNKNGEIVPDNESKGDIKDDPMKLMLPSAPLPDLEVEDPKLDSLITEALNGLGYQSDNAEIDSSFIDAFVDDDLTTTKCTSTRQTLTTKDSTTYEGRTNSESTSSETSQAHSKYPFDSDLDSLSSDSKLADSPFKESQHELIQKEGLKAETSPTESQSQESNCTQIEWETRKSEQREEENDYGSKFLLSSKFSARCGLKSLQSSTALVKTTSTCASKSPTAQKPIPTEGKRKRTGGGSWSKELIHKIVQQKNKLHKLHVKGTKNMQFSLVMERVTPAVQNPTFREYDYVSDSDDDCEPVKIASQGRLSQSIRCKYTYTKECKGRIRADKSRESSWKQNKNECFDPKKALDVSPSLMKDNPGHQRLRRRSSRSSTSSELSTSISICSDSIGSPKSTEHTDSDSEKRIEVQRKDQDSLEQNAYEESPARIRKESSTSLALTFTKNTKRYSTDKILLTEHKDRFTTSKCSSIICKTEETASEHTMTKSTVSLARFKTTRVEIEEKGDHFGFEAGILATTDEPFKKDYPKNVTSPRASGITPNPMETTNNRDSSHVLKLKKDAVTSKGKSHKKRTTSSELSAPIFEKASNDSISSEEASRSSNDLFPDPPPLCSSLVDKVCLSPSKVHDATAQKNGQCLIPYPSEHDQSLIKSPLSFDTTSMFGDLSVGGFESNLYSDIQLAKESFSPLETTTDKKELFESSFSPFLEQRDWNLMVDVTPVLPDEISQYKEDSDSNENKTNFDSVPFALPEKLMDYNPNLNSGVSVDDLEIKRIVTELESQLQTAKLSSPPPLESELPKQLTMSKFSPLRLDPDSEDDDSSLEMNCPSENLQIARPVDSQSALFPEPDLPWSSPISFGLMCGQQGLHTPTHSSTINTPTDSEHDHLDMKESMGLTVLNTENGSPMHPEEKNEKNDCLEKSEEMLEHEIYTENLMKSLEVISDSLSSGFTSPQSSPNQESMVPEEHEKQDNEYSEQNEFENIESRNTKAELTKFSVATFNTNTSTLEETSSDVSESDNRTKVCINETSNDSVHDELVATEQQLAESSFESPPTTFVNSSEIDSQKSSGSTYEAKCESSVSQTEYAKCPRQFDIKDSNYTMQTSDFSKIFHFSATTILKDAMGVEEIQKCDEDSALIVKAELTSEDNGQVTGGTSDCPCDADLQQPISNITPPHCEDHLSTHSQFNHTQQVVSPKHLTVIQDGHNCIDKVERAMPDMTLFSVQSECEENQQKDTEQRTQRLILTQEFSYNSIPSPCELRDNGLLPSTITSAVSESRPALEDNNSDPINIGKSDTFDPATTELDDPFNSHLDLEEITGSKISIPRTLLAVDKISKQPFSEHSGALDNSHDPGAIYDLKLSPLNYSETCFNEYGFTSKCSNKGNDQPDVKSNSTDSYILNACAFSLDKPLSTSPTYKTTEQEPDIQGHLTGLDIPETSLNNNQNNIKYSSISASCTNYVEEDSAIDSVHVSKLDMDVSHFPPQTVDYIDLHLKFHKKADSEKLDPQMIARDHDAMQRSTMPDIKEIPKPLKQCSKVASMDLTFTSVQNEGPSLKSNETKPSTKKGGTQNAVQGKFQCEICAMFFRTQPGLKRHKAMKHVVKTEGISPIENLNINNQMFIPILMPHPTEKALKGSMDVLSTAVISHTNRSTISDGQEQQADSHLIFQEIASDSDVSKIPGSCDIDQMTSVNVKDTSTEMFAPKLVKQDTFSDEILSTLKTDILQALSPDFPSMVQQNSKSPEKQVPNSSHRYHEVSVREEQNSIIVSNSSEEQVKETTSIGHSILHKERDTYDTDNVVTKYCAIKPNYVQTEDIHNPLGDSSVDIKREGTCSPTENSHALTETLGIAPDLKAFFDDESTFSQLFPRNDDRKRKKCARVYGKSNKKQKQLSCLILDCPPTGAFIDKYEESKENKVGHKFTSDMNEYETMEMSPKSLVNSSMENTCHSKDDLMNNQAGYKENVETGIKEFLCEKEGTIRQPLEHQDDLHDCIVSENTVSQEDCKPEGPATACPLQMVCVQDNTSCSPSTEIPNHNTTIHIPVPFFEPERDMPLVETIASIELKDPEKPWKKPVERKCRKRIEPGLKPKDKQYKCKVCFTWFLTLGELDFHKLSHNPSPPPTCYMCVQRKFSSREQLRDHLREKHAKNKAGVWTCGMCLKEISDVWMYNEHLREHATQFARRGQSQSSLLDMPGCFMQENAVKNFISSIMQHRPSRATKGDNLKSSSKEERRTSLDVNGQEMKVPEEFDSISLKTKTSIGGSKHCALTTLEVLPKAETPSKNAEMHPNCKDPSRDCHHCGKQFPKPFKLQRHLVVHSLQKIFLCHKCPVSYQESKELKDHLKNEHEETDEPDSKHTTLYTCELCADVMHVIKKSFICSTCNYTFSKKEQYDRHMEKHLAGGNKIFKFRGVMRPCKPFNSKDDISDMPPSKKRRAMENNLDIIASHMQSIKSVLSIIDDTVQISTEDHSTETNNASVKIEDEAEDFLESTKDIIECTVQTDTAEQSLSTELKEEDESSSPCHEIQADEPREVSATDKEALTEICDVKIEDDCCTIPTTLLESEVNVASISRQNEHEVETNLSESLENASEQAETTDSRVSTIQVCSQTDISLPKQDMQGLSSCNDFELSSVKQSSNETSYLKQDQTIETLFSSDRNENKQDAHTRDIEQLTTGQAKHITMVKSEETTLKQSLENTPRCLSTTDSARHTNSSNTCEDKDSTKQQKKRKELKTPHSSQRTPSPTARENLGIDPRVKKKFRPNRCENIDGQRKNDFPNDYPVLTSVKDDTVSNKIISKHKIGSSNLGLQLKKAPVEFSPKKVEIVRHFNGDCKGKKSIPRRPIHSPSSRVPTLNNSFNKSRSKPGVRSIESHSYRTAESQNNLLSQLFGQRVTGFKIPLRKDTSESIN from the coding sequence ATGAGCGAAACGGACACATGGCAGTCTCCAGACAGGACTTTCAGAGGCACTAGTTTTGGACTTACTTCACAAAAGCCAAATAACCTTGTGGATTTGAACAAGACCAATGGTCCTTTTATGCCAATGCCATTTCAGTACGGATACCCATTGTTAGAGGAGTCAGCCTCAGATTCCTTTTCCTGTGATCGAAACATACAGTCTCAAGATTACATTGACATTTCTCTTACCCCTAACCAGGTTTCTCATAATTCATTTTCCTTTTCACCCTCTGCAGAGGGACATGAGGCCATGCAAAGTAATGCACAGTTTGGTAATGAGCAGGTAGAGGACAGGCAGTCATACCAGGTACATCCTAAACCACCCCAGTACATGCAGACACAACATGGTGTGCAGTCATCGGTTCCCACCAATGATGAGAGCTCAGTATCAAGCACTTGCCAAACAGAGCAGAGTAAAAGTGTTTCAGAGAAATCTAATTCTTTTAGTCCATTAGACAACCGGGACACAGGCTTTGCGGTAGTGGGCAAGAGAGGCTGCCATCTTAAAAATGGCACCACCAGCCAGAGAGTTCTTATTCAAGGCAGTGTTCATCATATTAGGAATATTGCACAAGGTTCCAGTTCCCAAATACATGTTATTAGCCCTCCACATAATAGTATTCACATCAGCCCAGGGCCAGTTGACAAAAGTGCAAGTAAACACCATGTCAGGGTATCACACCCATGGGAAGGGCCAAACAAAGCCTTCCCACCACCACTCATAGACCAGAACTCTACACCTTACCCGTTTCAGTACCAAACAGCACCAGAACAGAGACAAAACAGCATTAATGGCCGTATGCCTTGGCAGCAGATACGCTTCACATCTGCCATGCCAAACCAAAACAGGATCGATTTATCCAGGCAACTGAGCAATCAGCAGCTTACTTTTTTGATAGGCCCATCAGACTGGCAAGATGACAGTAAGTCCCACAAAAACAGCAACCAGAAAGACTCTAATAACTTtgtaaacaaaaagacaaatgagGGCTTCTCAAACCAAAGGCAGGACAGTGTCAAGCAAGGTTGCAACACAATTCCACCATGCCATTTTACAAATAAGGTAGATACAAATCAAGGCCAGGTGGGCGATACCAAGAATAAGTCATTATACTTTGGTATTAACCCCTCAGTGCCGGTTACATCATCAAGAAACTGTAGCTACCCTCCATTGCATGTAGCACCCTTAGGACTGAAGATGGTGTCACCATATGAGTCTCCTTCACATTCGCCTACTCAAAATCCAGCATCCAGCAGTACATGTTCATCACTCTCCCCAGCCTCCACAAACTCTGTCACCAGTAACTCTGATGACAGCCAAATTTCAAAGGTTCTGTCCCCTCAGTTTTATCAGCAACAACAGGACAAGGCACTGATTTCTTCTAGTAGCATGAACGCCAACCAGCATCACTACCATTCTGAAGCATCCAGAGGCTTGCactataaacaagaaaaaaccaAAGAGAACATTGCAAGCTTCATGTCACATAGCAGGCATTCAAAGTCCAACATGGACAACGGGAAAGGTTGTCTGGAGACCTACAGAACAGAAAACCATCCCCCACCTCCGTATTCTGCCCACCAACTTGCCACATCATTAGTCTCAGCAAACCTTGACCAATTGGATGTGCTTTTAACATGCAAGCAATGTGATCATAATTTCAATAACCTCGTCTCATTTCTTGACCATAAGCAATACTGTGTACAGCATACATTTGcacaaaatgaatttaaagaTGTGCCAAAAGTGGAAGACATAAGGAAGTTTCAGACGGACCACACAAAAGCCATGTCATCTGGATCCAGTTACACAATTTTGAGGAGTTCTTCAGATTTGCATCTGTCTCTGCTTGGACTAAACAAGAATGGGGAAATAGTGCCAGATAATGAAAGCAAAGGAGATATAAAAGATGATCCAATGAAACTGATGCTACCATCTGCACCCCTGCCGGATTTAGAAGTGGAAGATCCCAAATTGGATAGCCTTATCACAGAGGCTTTGAACGGACTAGGCTATCAGTCAGACAATGCAGAGATTGATAGCAGCTTTATTGATGCATTTGTTGATGATGATCTCACCACTACTAAATGCACATCAACAAGACAGACTTTGACTACCAAAGACTCCACAACATATGAAGGTAGAACAAACAGTGAATCAACATCCAGCGAGACATCTCAAGCTCACAGCAAATATCCTTTTGACTCTGATTTGGACAGCCTTAGTTCAGACAGCAAACTCGCAGACAGCCCTTTCAAAGAAAGCCAACATGAGTTGATACAAAAGGAAGGCCTCAAAGCAGAAACTTCTCCAACAGAGTCCCAGTCACAGGAGTCGAACTGCACACAAATCGAATGGGAAACAAGAAAGTCAGAGCAAAGAGAAGAGGAAAATGATTATGGTTCAAAGTTTCTACTATCAAGCAAGTTTTCTGCGAGATGTGGACTTAAAAGCTTGCAGAGTAGTACAGCATTAGTGAAAACAACATCCACCTGTGCCAGTAAAAGTCCAACAGCTCAGAAACCAATACCAACTGAAGGAAAAAGGAAGAGGACAGGTGGTGGAAGCTGGAGTAAAGAGCTTATTCACAAAATTGTTCAACAAAAGAACAAGTTGCATAAACTCCATGTAAAGGGCAccaaaaacatgcagttttcaCTTGTAATGGAAAGAGTTACTCCTGCAGTGCAGAACCCGACTTTTAGGGAGTACGATTATGTTTCTGACTCAGACGATGATTGTGAGCCTGTTAAGATAGCCAGTCAGGGACGTCTCAGCCAGAGCATTCGTTGCAAGTACACATACACTAAGGAGTGCAAGGGGAGGATTCGAGCTGACAAGAGCCGGGAAAGTTcatggaaacaaaacaaaaatgaatgctttgaTCCCAAGAAAGCTTTGGATGTTTCTCCATCCTTGATGAAAGACAACCCTGGTCACCAAAGGCTCAGAAGACGGAGCAGTAGGTCTTCCACAAGCAGTGAACTGAGCACATCGATAAGTATTTGCAGCGATAGCATCGGAAGCCCGAAAAGTACTGAGCATACGGATTCTGACTCTGAGAAACGAATAGAAGTACAAAGGAAAGATCAAGACTCTCTTGAACAAAATGCATACGAAGAATCACCAGCAAGGATACGGAAAGAGTCTAGCACATCACTGGCTTTGACCTTTacgaaaaatacaaaaaggtaCAGCACTGACAAGATACTACTCACTGAGCACAAGGATCGGTTCACTACTTCAAAATGTTCAAGCATTATCTGTAAGACTGAAGAGACTGCATCAGAGCATACAATGACTAAAAGTACTGTCAGCCTTGCCAGATTCAAAACCACCAGAGTGGAAATAGAGGAAAAAGGGGACCACTTTGGTTTTGAGGCAGGAATTCTTGCAACCACAGATGAGCCATTCAAAAAAGATTACCCAAAAAATGTCACATCACCAAGAGCCTCTGGTATAACACCAAATCCAATGGAAACCACCAACAATAGAGATTCTAGCCATGTTCTTAAACTCAAAAAAGATGCTGTCACATCAAAGGGTAAATCCCACAAGAAAAGAACAACTAGTTCTGAATTGTCAGCACCCATTTTTGAGAAAGCCAGCAATGACAGCATATCAAGTGAAGAAGCCAGCAGAAGCTCAAATGATCTATTCCCTGACCCCCCACCTCTCTGTAGTTCACTTGTGGACAAAGTCTGTTTATCACCTTCAAAAGTCCATGATGctacagcacaaaaaaatggGCAATGTCTCATTCCTTATCCTTCAGAGCATGATCAGAGTCTCATAAAATCGCCCCTTTCTTTTGACACAACGTCAATGTTTGGTGACCTTTCAGTGGGAGGTTTTGAGAGCAATCTTTATTCAGATATTCAGCTTGCCAAAGAGAGCTTTAGTCCTCTGGAAACCACAACAGATAAGAAGGAACTTTTTGAGTCGTCATTCTCACCATTCTTAGAACAGAGAGACTGGAATCTGATGGTTGATGTTACTCCTGTGCTGCCAGATGAGATTTCTCAGTACAAAGAGGACTCTGACTCAAATGAGAATAAGACCAATTTTGACAGTGTCCCATTTGCTTTGCCAGAGAAATTAATGGACTACAATCCTAATCTCAACAGTGGAGTGTCAGTTGATGATCTGGAAATAAAAAGGATAGTTACAGAGCTCGAGAGTCAGCTGCAAACAGCCAAACTCAGCAGCCCTCCACCATTAGAAAGTGAGCTTCCAAAACAGTTAACCATGAGCAAATTCTCTCCCCTGAGACTTGATCCTGACAGCGAAGATGATGACAGTAGCTTGGAGATGAACTGTCCCTCAGAGAACTTGCAAATTGCCAGACCAGTAGACTCACAATCAGCACTGTTCCCAGAACCTGACCTGCCATGGTCTAGTCCGATCTCATTTGGATTGATGTGTGGGCAGCAAGGTCTTCATACACCAACTCATTCCTCTACTATCAACACACCAACTGATTCAGAACATGACCATTTGGATATGAAGGAAAGCATGGGTCTCACTGTTTTGAACACAGAAAATGGTTCACCTATGCACCCAGAGGAAAAAAACGAGAAGAATGACTGTTTAGAAAAGTCAGAGGAGATGCTTGAGCATGAAATTTACACAGAAAATCTGATGAAAAGCTTGGAAGTGATTTCAGATTCTTTGTCTTCAGGGTTTACATCACCTCAGTCATCTCCTAATCAAGAGAGTATGGTTCCTGAAGAACATGAAAAACAAGACAACGAATACTCTGAACAAAATGAGTTTGAGAATATAGAATCTagaaacacaaaagcagaacTAACAAAGTTCTCAGTTGCGacatttaacacaaacacatctacGCTAGAAGAGACAAGTAGTGACGTTTCAGAGTCAGATAACAGAACAAAGGTCTGCATAAATGAGACCAGTAATGACTCTGTTCATGATGAATTAGTAGCTACTGAACAACAGCTTGCAGAGAGTTCCTTTGAGAGTCCACCAACCACATTTGTGAACTCAAGTGAAATCGATTCACAGAAGTCTTCAGGCTCAACATATGAAGCCAAGTGTGAGTCTTCTGTCAGCCAAACTGAGTATGCCAAGTGTCCTAGACAGTTTGATATTAAGGACTCAAATTATACTATGCAAACTTCAGACTTCTCTAAAATATTCCACTTCTCAGCTACTACCATACTAAAAGATGCCATGGGTGTAgaagaaatacagaaatgtgaTGAAGATTCAGCTCTAATTGTAAAGGCAGAATTAACTTCTGAAGACAATGGGCAAGTAACAGGTGGAACATCAGACTGTCCGTGTGATGCAGACCTCCAACAACCCATATCAAACATCACACCTCCTCATTGTGAAGACCACTTGTCAACCCATTCACAATTTAATCATACACAGCAGGTGGTTTCTCCCAAACATCTTACTGTAATTCAAGATGGACATAATTGTATAGACAAAGTGGAGAGAGCCATGCCTGACATGACGCTGTTTTCTGTGCAATCAGAATGTGAAGAGAATCAACAAAAGGATACCGAGCAGAGAACTCAACGTCTTATTTTGACGCAGGAGTTTTCTTACAACTCTATCCCAAGTCCTTGTGAGCTGAGAGATAATGGTTTACTACCAAGCACAATTACCTCTGCAGTAAGTGAAAGCAGACCGGCCTTGGAAGACAATAACTCGGATCCCATAAATATTGGCAAGTCAGATACTTTTGATCCAGCAACAACGGAATTAGATGATCCATTTAATTCCCATCTGGATTTAGAAGAAATTACAGGGAGTAAAATTTCTATCCCTCGAACACTGTTGGCTGTCGataaaatttcaaaacaacCTTTTTCTGAGCATTCTGGGGCCCTGGATAACTCTCACGATCCAGGTGCAATCTATGATTTGAAACTCAGCCCCCTAAATTACAGTgaaacatgttttaatgaatACGGTTTCACCTCTAAATGTTCAAACAAAGGAAATGACCAGCCTGATGTAAAATCTAACTCTACAGACAGTTATATTCTCAATGCCTGTGCCTTCTCTCTTGACAAACCATTATCAACCAGCCCAACATATAAAACGACTGAACAAGAGCCAGATATTCAGGGCCATCTGACTGGACTTGATATACCTGAAACTTCTTTAAATAACaaccaaaataatataaaatattcaagtatatCAGCATCCTGCACTAATTATGTTGAGGAAGACAGTGCTATTGACTCTGTACATGTGTCAAAACTTGACATGGATGTTAGTCACTTTCCACCTCAAACTGTTGATTACATAGATCTGCACCTTAAATTTCACAAGAAAGCAGATTCTGAAAAGCTGGACCCCCAGATGATCGCCAGGGATCATGATGCAATGCAAAGGTCAACAATGCCAGATATTAAGGAGATACCTAAACCTTTGAAACAATGTTCAAAAGTGGCATCCATGGACCTTACATTCACATCTGTGCAAAATGAAGGACCAAGTTTAAAGTCAAATGAGACAAAACCATCAACGAAAAAGGGTGGTACACAGAATGCAGTTCAAGGAAAATTTCAGTGTGAAATATGTGCAATGTTCTTTCGTACACAACCTGGACTTAAAAGACATAAAGCCATGAAGCATGTAGTAAAGACTGAAGGAATTTCTCCCAtcgaaaatctaaatattaacaatCAAATGTTCATTCCCATTTTAATGCCACACCCAACGGAAAAAGCACTGAAAGGTAGCATGGATGTTTTAAGTACAGCAGTTATTTCACATACAAACAGAAGCACAATCTCAGATGGACAAGAACAGCAAGCAGATTCACATTTGATCTTTCAAGAGATTGCAAGTGATTCAGATGTGTCAAAAATCCCAGGAAGTTGCGATATTGATCAGATGacttctgtaaatgtaaaagacaCAAGCACTGAAATGTTTGCTCCAAAACTAGTAAAGCAAGACACCTTTTCAGATGAAATACTCAGTACTCTTAAAACAGATATATTGCAGGCTCTCTCTCCTGATTTCCCCTCAATGGTACAACAAAACTCTAAGTCACCTGAAAAACAGGTCCCAAATAGCAGTCACCGCTATCATGAAGTCAGTGTTAGGGAGGAACAGAACAGCATAATAGTATCCAACAGCAGTGAAGAGCAAGTGAAAGAAACTACTTCCATAGGGCATTCTATATTGCATAAGGAAAGAGACACATATGACACTGACAATGTTGTGACAAAGTATTGCGCTATTAAGCCAAATTATGTTCAGACAGAAGACATCCACAATCCACTTGGGGATTCTTCTGTGGATATCAAGCGTGAGGGCACCTGTTCTCCCACAGAAAACAGTCATGCACTTACTGAAACTTTAGGAATAGCACCTGATCTCAAAGCTTTCTTTGATGACGAAAGCACTTTTTCTCAATTATTCCCaagaaatgatgacagaaaaagaaagaaatgcgcAAGGGTCTATGGCAAAagcaacaaaaagcaaaaacaactgtcCTGTTTAATTTTAGACTGCCCTCCTACTGGTGCCTTTATTGATAAGTATGAGGAGTCTAAAGAAAACAAGGTGGGGCACAAGTTTACCAGTGACATGAATGAATATGAAACCATGGAGATGTCCCCCAAAAGCTTAGTCAATAGTTCTATGGAGAACACGTGTCATTCAAAAGATGACCTAATGAATAACCAGGCTGGTTATAAGGAAAATGTAGAAACTGGCATTAAAGAATTCTTGTGTGAAAAAGAGGGCACAATAAGACAACCCTTAGAGCATCAGGATGATTTGCATGATTGCATTGTATCTGAGAACACAGTTTCTCAAGAAGACTGTAAACCAGAGGGTCCTGCTACAGCCTGCCCTCTCCAAATGGTCTGTGTTCAAGATAACACCTCTTGTTCGCCAAGCACTGAGATACCTAACCATAACACTACAATTCACATTCCTGTACCATTTTTTGAGCCGGAGAGAGACATGCCTTTGGTTGAAACAATTGCAAGCATAGAACTGAAAGACCCTGAAAAACCTTGGAAAAAGCCTGTGGAGCGGAAGTGTAGAAAACGCATTGAACCTGGACTTAAACCTAAAGACAAGCAGTACAAATGCAAAGTGTGCTTCACATGGTTTCTCACCTTAGGTGAGCTTGACTTCCACAAGCTCTCTCACAATCCATCACCTCCCCCAACTTGCTATATGTGTGTCCAGCGCAAGTTTAGCTCAAGAGAACAACTTAGGGACCATCTCAGGGAGAAACACGCCAAAAACAAAGCAGGTGTTTGGACTTGTGGCATGTGTTTGAAAGAAATTTCAGATGTCTGGATGTACAATGAACACCTGCGTGAGCATGCCACACAGTTTGCACGGAGAGGCCAGTCTCAGAGCTCCCTCTTGGACATGCCTGGGTGTTTTATGCAGGAAAATGCTGTGAAGAACTTCATATCATCAATAATGCAGCATCGACCCAGCAGGGCTACAAAAGGTGACAATCTTAAATCATCATCTAAGGAAGAGAGAAGAACATCTTTAGATGTTAATGGACAAGAGATGAAGGTTCCAGAGGAGTTTGATTCCATAAGTCTGAAGACTAAAACAAGTATTGGGGGAAGTAAACACTGTGCACTGACAACTCTTGAGGTTCTACCTAAAGCAGAGACTCCTTCAAAGAATGCTGAGATGCATCCTAATTGCAAAGACCCTTCGAGGGATTGTCACCACTGTGGCAAACAGTTTCCAAAGCCCTTTAAGCTCCAGCGTCACTTAGTTGTTCACAGCTTGCAAAAGATTTTTCTTTGTCACAAATGTCCAGTGTCCTACCAAGAGTCAAAAGAGCTTAAAGACCACCTTAAAAACGAACATGAGGAGACAGACGAGCCAGACTCAAAGCATACCACACTTTATACTTGTGAACTCTGTGCCGATGTCATGCATGTAATTAAGAAGTCCTTCATCTGCAGTACCTGCAACTACACGTTTTCCAAAAAGGAACAGTATGATCGTCACATGGAAAAGCACCTTGCCGGAGGGAACAAGATCTTTAAATTCAGGGGAGTAATGAGACCTTGCAAACCTTTTAATTCAAAAGATGATATATCTGACATGCCACCAAGCAAGAAAAGGAGAGCGATGGAGAACAACTTGGACATCATAGCATCACACATGCAAAGTATCAAGTCAGTGTTGTCAATCATAGATGATACTGTACAGATTAGTACAGAGGACCATTCTACTGAAACAAACAATGCCAGTGTGAAAATTGAAGATGAAGCTGAGGACTTCCTTGAATCTACCAAGGATATTATAGAGTGCACCGTGCAAACTGATACAGCAGAACAGAGTCTTTCAACAGAGCTGAAGGAAGAGGATGAAAGCTCTTCTCCATGTCACGAAATCCAGGCAGATGAGCCCAGGGAAGTCAGTGCAACTGACAAAGAAGCTCTGACAGAGATTTGTGACGTTAAAATAGAAGATGACTGTTGCACAATTCCAACAACATTGTTAGAGTCAGAGGTTAACGTTGCAAGCATTTCCAGGCAAAATGAACATGAGGTGGAGACGAACCTCTCAGAAAGCCTTGAAAATGCAAGTGAACAAGCAGAAACAACTGACTCAAGAGTATCCACCATTCAAGTATGCAGTCAAACAGATATAAGTTTACCAAAGCAAGACATGCAAGGACTCTCATCTTGCAATGACTTTGAACTCTCATCTGTGAAGCAGTCTTCAAATGAGACAAGCTACTTGAAGCAGGATCAAACAATCGAGACTTTATTCTCCAGCGACAGAAATGAGAATAAACAAGATGCTCACACTCGTGACATTGAACAGCTGACTACTGGCCAGGCTAAGCACATAACTATGGTTAAATCTGAGGAAACGACTTTGAAACAAAGTCTTGAAAATACCCCAAGGTGCCTTAGTACCACTGATTCTGCACGTCATACCAATAGCTCCAATACATGTGAAGATAAAGACTCaaccaaacaacaaaagaaGAGGAAAGAACTTAAGACACCTCATAGCTCTCAGAGAACACCGTCTCCAACTGCAAGGGAAAATCTTGGCATTGACCCAAGAGTCAAAAAGAAGTTCAGACCTAACAGGTGTGAAAATATTGATGGGCAAAGGAAAAACGATTTTCCCAATGACTATCCAGTGCTTACATCAGTAAAAGATGACACAGTCAGCAACAAAATAATCTCCAAGCATAAAATAGGATCTTCCAATCTGGGCCTTCAGCTAAAGAAAGCTCCTGTAGAGTTCTCACCTAAAAAGGTTGAGATTGTACGCCACTTCAATGGAGATTGCAAAGGGAAAAAGAGCATTCCTAGGAGACCCATTCATTCCCCTTCTTCCAGGGTCCCCACCCTGAACAATTCGTTTAATAAATCGAGGTCCAAGCCAGGGGTCAGATCCATAGAGTCTCACTCATATCGTACTGCAGAGTCACAAAACAACCTCCTCAGCCAGCTGTTTGGCCAAAGAGTAACTGGTTTTAAAATTCCTTTAAGGAAGGACACTTCTGAATCTATTAATTAA